In Microbacterium laevaniformans, a single window of DNA contains:
- the cysS gene encoding cysteine--tRNA ligase, producing MTVRLYDTQVQALRDFAPQDPANVTMYVCGPTVQSGPGIHHLRAALAFDLLRRWLTRRFGRVTFVRNVTDIDDKVLQNATADEPWWALAYRVEREFAYAYAAIGILAPTYEPRATGSIPQMQELIATLIERGHAYAAAGDVYFDVRSWSAYGELTHQSIDAMEPATDADPRGKRDPRDFALWKSAKSDEPADAVWESPWGPGRPGWHIECSAMSRRYLGASFDIHGGGIDLRFPHHENELAQSRAAGDAFARYWVHNGLVTVGDQKMSKSLGNHLLALDVLADRDPLVVRYALGAAHYRSTLDLTAASFDEAEAALERIRTFQQRAARVLGTAVPLVAADIPEAFAAAMDDDLGIPQALAVVHETVRAGNAALDAGDRDAAARAFVEVGRMTGVLGMNPADPKWRPEAGAAEARALDALLQAMITQRAQARANKDWAAADRLRDAIATAGVVLEDGPDGTHWSLNDG from the coding sequence GTGACGGTCCGGCTCTACGACACCCAGGTGCAGGCGTTGCGCGACTTCGCGCCGCAGGATCCGGCGAACGTCACGATGTACGTGTGCGGTCCGACGGTGCAGTCGGGTCCCGGCATCCATCATCTGCGTGCGGCGCTCGCGTTCGACCTGCTGCGTCGCTGGCTCACCCGCCGTTTCGGACGCGTGACGTTCGTGCGCAACGTCACCGACATCGACGACAAAGTCCTGCAGAACGCCACCGCTGATGAGCCGTGGTGGGCGCTGGCGTATCGCGTGGAGCGCGAGTTCGCGTACGCGTATGCCGCGATCGGCATTCTCGCGCCGACCTACGAGCCGCGCGCCACCGGATCGATCCCGCAGATGCAGGAACTGATCGCCACCCTCATCGAACGCGGTCATGCCTACGCCGCGGCCGGTGACGTCTATTTCGACGTGCGTTCGTGGTCCGCCTACGGAGAGTTGACCCATCAGAGCATCGACGCGATGGAGCCGGCGACCGATGCGGACCCGCGCGGCAAGCGCGACCCGCGGGATTTCGCCCTCTGGAAGAGCGCGAAGAGCGATGAGCCGGCGGATGCCGTGTGGGAGAGCCCCTGGGGGCCGGGCAGGCCCGGCTGGCACATCGAGTGCTCTGCCATGAGCCGCCGCTACCTGGGTGCCTCCTTCGACATCCACGGTGGCGGCATCGACCTGCGCTTCCCGCACCACGAGAACGAGTTGGCGCAGTCGCGTGCGGCGGGTGACGCGTTCGCCCGCTACTGGGTGCACAACGGCCTGGTCACGGTCGGCGACCAGAAGATGTCGAAGTCGCTCGGCAATCATCTGCTCGCGCTGGACGTGCTGGCCGACCGCGACCCGCTCGTCGTGCGCTACGCCCTCGGCGCGGCGCACTACCGGTCCACGCTCGATCTCACCGCGGCATCCTTCGACGAGGCCGAGGCGGCCCTCGAGCGCATCCGAACGTTCCAGCAGCGGGCCGCGCGGGTGCTCGGCACTGCGGTGCCGCTGGTGGCCGCCGATATCCCCGAGGCGTTCGCTGCCGCGATGGACGACGACCTCGGCATTCCGCAGGCGCTCGCGGTCGTCCACGAGACCGTGCGCGCCGGAAACGCGGCGTTGGATGCGGGCGATCGGGATGCCGCGGCCCGCGCTTTCGTCGAAGTGGGCCGCATGACCGGCGTTCTCGGTATGAATCCGGCCGACCCGAAATGGCGACCCGAAGCAGGTGCTGCCGAGGCGCGCGCCCTGGACGCGCTGCTGCAAGCGATGATCACCCAGCGTGCGCAGGCGCGCGCGAACAAGGACTGGGCGGCCGCCGACCGTCTTCGCGACGCGATCGCGACGGCCGGCGTCGTCCTCGAGGACGGTCCCGACGGGACCCATTGGAGTCTGAATGATGGCTAA
- a CDS encoding NAD(P)-dependent oxidoreductase: protein MAIIAVLGGTGFAGRHIVSEAVDRGHTVLSVSRSVAADRVPGATYVEGTLLDIPGLVTQLEGADVVISAIAPRGAMEGLVRPNLEALNTVLPESVRLGVIGGADGSLVAPEGPRVVDVDFPDAFKTEALEMNGDLEDLQAEQTGRDWFFVHPAGGFGSFNPGERTGTYRVGGDVIVTDAEGQSYISGADLAVAVLDEIENPQHSRRRFTVGY, encoded by the coding sequence ATGGCCATCATCGCCGTTCTGGGAGGCACCGGCTTCGCCGGTCGCCACATCGTCTCCGAGGCTGTGGACCGCGGGCACACCGTGCTGTCGGTGTCGCGGTCGGTGGCCGCAGACCGCGTGCCCGGTGCGACCTACGTCGAGGGGACGCTGCTGGACATCCCCGGGCTGGTGACGCAGCTGGAGGGTGCGGACGTGGTCATCAGCGCCATCGCACCGCGCGGTGCGATGGAGGGCCTCGTCCGGCCCAACCTGGAGGCGCTGAACACCGTGCTGCCCGAGAGCGTGCGGCTGGGCGTCATCGGCGGCGCCGACGGGAGCCTCGTCGCTCCCGAGGGCCCTCGCGTCGTCGACGTCGACTTCCCCGACGCCTTCAAGACCGAGGCGCTGGAGATGAACGGTGATCTGGAGGACCTTCAGGCCGAACAGACCGGTCGCGACTGGTTCTTCGTCCACCCCGCCGGCGGCTTCGGCAGCTTCAACCCGGGCGAGCGGACGGGCACCTACCGGGTCGGTGGCGATGTCATCGTCACGGATGCCGAGGGGCAGTCCTACATCTCCGGCGCCGATCTCGCGGTGGCGGTGCTCGACGAGATCGAGAACCCGCAGCACTCGCGCCGGCGCTTCACCGTCGGGTACTGA
- the ispD gene encoding 2-C-methyl-D-erythritol 4-phosphate cytidylyltransferase, translating into MSDPLVPVPHTAVIVVAAGSGQRLGAGVPKAFVGLDTHTVLRHALEGVFAAPAAQVVIVAPSDRVGDALTEARAVAGERHDLVTVVAGGLSRQESVAAGLRAVWPDVERVLVHDAARALTPPEVFARVIDALTDGKDAVLPVLPVVDTVKRVSGDRVREPIDRSELAAAQTPQGFRRTILDAAYAAASAEHTDDAALVQSMGTPVWTVPGDERSFKITTPGDLDRARALLAVAPVRRTAPVPRVGVGTDVHAVGGSGDLWLAGLHWPGEPSLHGHSDGDAVAHAIVDAVLAAAGLGDIGTHFGTDQPQYAGAHAEAFLARTRELVEAAGFSIGNVSVQVQARRPRFAARRAEAEHVLSAALGAPVAVSATTTDGLGYTGTGDGVAAFAVALVYSV; encoded by the coding sequence ATGAGCGACCCGTTGGTTCCCGTGCCCCACACCGCCGTAATCGTCGTCGCGGCTGGATCCGGTCAGCGGTTGGGCGCGGGTGTTCCGAAGGCGTTCGTGGGTCTCGACACCCACACGGTTCTGCGCCACGCGCTGGAGGGTGTGTTCGCCGCCCCGGCCGCGCAGGTCGTGATCGTCGCTCCCTCAGACCGCGTCGGTGATGCCCTGACCGAGGCGCGCGCCGTCGCCGGCGAACGGCACGACCTGGTCACGGTCGTCGCCGGCGGGCTCAGCCGGCAAGAGTCGGTGGCTGCCGGACTGCGGGCCGTGTGGCCCGACGTCGAGCGCGTGCTGGTCCATGACGCCGCGCGGGCTCTGACTCCGCCCGAGGTCTTCGCGCGCGTCATCGACGCGCTCACAGACGGCAAAGATGCGGTGCTTCCGGTGCTTCCTGTGGTCGACACCGTCAAACGGGTGTCCGGCGATCGCGTGCGCGAGCCGATCGATCGTTCCGAACTGGCGGCCGCGCAGACCCCGCAGGGATTCCGCCGCACGATTCTCGACGCGGCGTATGCCGCGGCATCCGCCGAGCACACCGACGACGCCGCACTCGTGCAGAGCATGGGAACACCGGTGTGGACGGTGCCCGGCGATGAGCGGAGCTTCAAGATCACCACTCCGGGCGATCTCGACCGCGCGCGAGCCCTCCTGGCTGTCGCGCCGGTGAGGCGCACCGCGCCGGTGCCGCGCGTCGGCGTCGGCACCGACGTGCATGCCGTCGGCGGTAGCGGCGATCTCTGGCTGGCCGGACTGCACTGGCCCGGTGAACCCTCGCTGCACGGTCATTCGGACGGGGATGCCGTCGCGCACGCCATCGTGGACGCCGTGCTCGCCGCCGCGGGACTCGGCGACATCGGCACCCATTTCGGCACCGATCAACCGCAGTACGCCGGCGCCCACGCCGAGGCGTTCCTGGCCCGCACGCGGGAGCTGGTGGAGGCCGCCGGCTTCTCGATCGGCAACGTCTCGGTGCAGGTGCAGGCGCGCCGCCCGCGCTTTGCCGCGCGCCGCGCGGAAGCCGAACATGTCCTGTCTGCGGCGCTCGGTGCGCCCGTCGCCGTATCGGCGACCACGACCGATGGGCTCGGCTATACGGGAACGGGCGACGGCGTCGCCGCCTTCGCCGTCGCGCTCGTCTACTCCGTGTGA
- the rlmB gene encoding 23S rRNA (guanosine(2251)-2'-O)-methyltransferase RlmB, whose amino-acid sequence MAKPGNPSAGKGKKKGPLKGTGGNGRKALEGKGPTPKAEDRSWHVAGKRKAAMERYAAAGGKGRPGQKPAPSRAPKAKAGDDTENVTGRNSVLEALRARIPATAFYVAQRVEMDDRVKEMLSIVTQRGIPVMEVTRPELDRMAGFDGVHQGVALKVPPYEYAHPQDLLEEIIGKGQTPLMVALDGITDPRNLGAIIRSTAAFGGQGLIIPQRRSAGVNSAAWKTSAGAAARVPVAMAPNLTTTLKEFKKQGVFVLGLDGGGDVALPQLELADRPVVIVVGSEGKGLSRLVTETCDQVVSIPISSAAESLNAGIAASVALYQVSTIRAASE is encoded by the coding sequence ATGGCTAAGCCGGGCAACCCCTCCGCGGGCAAGGGCAAGAAGAAGGGCCCACTCAAGGGCACGGGCGGCAACGGACGCAAGGCGCTTGAGGGCAAGGGGCCGACTCCCAAGGCCGAGGACCGCAGCTGGCACGTCGCCGGCAAGCGCAAGGCCGCCATGGAGCGCTACGCCGCCGCCGGCGGCAAGGGGCGCCCCGGTCAGAAGCCGGCGCCGTCCCGCGCGCCGAAGGCCAAGGCCGGCGACGACACCGAGAACGTGACCGGGCGCAACTCCGTGCTCGAAGCTCTGCGTGCACGCATCCCGGCGACGGCGTTCTACGTCGCCCAGCGCGTCGAGATGGACGATCGCGTCAAGGAGATGCTGTCGATCGTGACCCAGCGCGGTATCCCCGTGATGGAGGTCACCCGCCCCGAGCTCGACCGTATGGCCGGCTTCGACGGCGTGCACCAGGGTGTCGCGCTCAAGGTGCCGCCGTACGAGTACGCGCACCCCCAGGACCTGCTGGAGGAGATCATCGGAAAGGGGCAGACGCCGCTGATGGTCGCGTTGGACGGCATCACCGATCCGCGCAACCTCGGCGCGATCATCCGCTCCACCGCCGCCTTCGGCGGTCAGGGACTCATCATTCCCCAGCGCCGTTCGGCCGGCGTCAACTCGGCCGCGTGGAAGACGAGCGCCGGCGCCGCGGCCCGGGTTCCGGTCGCGATGGCGCCGAATCTGACCACGACGCTCAAAGAGTTCAAGAAGCAGGGCGTGTTCGTGCTCGGTCTCGATGGCGGCGGCGACGTCGCGCTGCCCCAGCTCGAACTGGCAGATCGGCCCGTCGTCATCGTCGTCGGCTCGGAGGGCAAGGGGCTGTCACGGCTGGTCACCGAGACGTGCGACCAGGTCGTGTCGATCCCGATCTCCTCCGCCGCAGAGTCGCTCAACGCCGGCATCGCGGCATCCGTCGCGCTCTACCAGGTCTCCACCATCCGCGCCGCGTCCGAGTGA
- a CDS encoding DNA modification methylase: MNTRRLASVALAAAVVLSTAGCSMISPQATTISYSAAEGVNITHSAPLKVRNALFVANEKGTEANFLAAIVNDTDTDETLLVGIEGTTQRVPVAAHSTVSLGFDGADPLLFTGLSAKPGTDVRTTFQSGTGEAVEDRVPVLDGTLSYLKDFVPAN; this comes from the coding sequence GTGAACACGCGCCGTCTCGCGTCCGTCGCCCTCGCCGCCGCTGTGGTCCTCTCCACCGCCGGCTGCAGCATGATCTCACCGCAGGCCACGACCATCAGCTACTCGGCCGCTGAGGGCGTCAACATCACGCACTCGGCACCCCTGAAGGTGCGCAACGCGCTCTTCGTCGCCAACGAGAAGGGCACCGAAGCCAACTTCCTCGCGGCGATCGTCAACGACACCGACACCGACGAGACGCTGCTGGTGGGCATCGAGGGCACGACGCAGCGGGTGCCGGTCGCCGCGCACTCGACCGTCAGCCTGGGCTTCGACGGCGCAGATCCGCTGCTGTTCACCGGCCTGTCGGCCAAGCCCGGCACCGACGTGCGCACCACGTTCCAGTCCGGCACCGGCGAGGCCGTGGAAGACCGCGTTCCGGTCTTGGACGGCACCCTGTCGTACCTGAAGGACTTCGTTCCCGCGAACTGA
- a CDS encoding DUF4032 domain-containing protein, giving the protein MAHSLTITASSVDAGLLALPWSTPLDEWGKDTIVSLPKGLSRHLVRFADLSGRVVAVKETTGEMARREYDMLGSLGRLDVPCVERVAVIDGRRTPKGDPLPAALVTAHLKFSLPYRALFTQVLRPDTAGRLVDALAALLVRLHTVGFFWGDVSLSNTLFRRDAGAFAAYLVDAETGELHESGLTRGQREHDLDVARTNIAGEIMDLEAGGRLDGGVDAVAIADGIMSSYRSLWAALTDKETFAAGEAWHITERVKRLNDLGFDIGEMSIRTTPDGTTVSIQPKVVDAGHHQRRLLRLTGLDVEENQARRLLNDMDAFRARVSRLGSDEEMVAHEWLTRVFEPVVKAIPWDLRAKLEPAEVFHQVLEHRWYMSQARGQSVPIAEVVSSYIDDVLRHRRDEATVMGPPTETMAIPVITSAISTIDDDDEDEDVDWRDLV; this is encoded by the coding sequence GACGCCGGCTTGCTGGCGCTGCCCTGGTCCACCCCGCTGGACGAGTGGGGCAAGGACACGATCGTCTCGCTTCCGAAGGGCCTGTCACGCCACCTCGTCCGCTTCGCGGATCTGTCGGGCCGCGTGGTCGCCGTCAAAGAGACGACCGGCGAGATGGCCCGCCGCGAGTACGACATGCTGGGCTCCCTCGGCCGCCTCGACGTGCCGTGCGTGGAACGGGTCGCGGTGATCGACGGTCGCCGCACGCCGAAGGGCGACCCCCTGCCGGCCGCGCTCGTGACGGCGCATCTGAAGTTCTCGCTCCCCTACCGCGCCCTGTTCACACAGGTGCTGCGACCCGACACCGCCGGCCGGCTCGTCGACGCCCTCGCCGCGCTGCTCGTGCGCCTGCACACCGTCGGCTTCTTCTGGGGTGACGTGTCACTGTCGAACACGCTCTTCCGACGGGATGCCGGGGCGTTCGCGGCCTACCTCGTCGACGCCGAGACCGGCGAGCTGCACGAGAGCGGCCTGACGCGCGGTCAGCGCGAGCACGACCTCGACGTCGCGCGCACGAACATCGCCGGCGAGATCATGGACCTCGAAGCCGGCGGCCGCCTCGATGGCGGCGTGGATGCCGTCGCGATCGCCGACGGCATCATGTCGTCGTACCGCTCGCTCTGGGCGGCGCTGACCGACAAGGAGACCTTCGCCGCCGGTGAGGCCTGGCACATCACCGAGCGGGTCAAACGCCTGAACGATCTCGGCTTCGACATCGGCGAGATGTCGATCCGCACCACGCCGGACGGCACCACGGTGTCGATTCAGCCCAAGGTCGTCGACGCCGGCCACCACCAGCGGCGCCTTCTGCGTCTGACGGGACTGGACGTCGAGGAGAACCAGGCCCGGCGCCTGCTCAACGACATGGACGCGTTCCGTGCCCGCGTCTCACGACTCGGCTCCGACGAGGAGATGGTGGCGCACGAGTGGCTCACCCGCGTGTTCGAACCGGTCGTGAAGGCGATCCCCTGGGATCTGCGCGCCAAACTCGAACCCGCCGAGGTGTTCCACCAGGTCCTCGAACACCGCTGGTACATGTCGCAAGCGCGAGGACAGTCGGTGCCGATCGCCGAGGTCGTCTCGTCCTACATCGATGACGTGCTGCGTCACCGCCGGGACGAGGCCACGGTGATGGGTCCCCCCACCGAGACGATGGCGATTCCGGTGATCACCTCGGCGATCTCGACGATCGACGACGACGACGAAGACGAGGACGTCGACTGGCGCGACCTGGTCTGA
- a CDS encoding CarD family transcriptional regulator: MLFEVGETVVYPHHGAATIIEVKDRIIKGETKKYLKLNVTQGDLIIEVPADNVDLVGVRDVIGKDGLEKVFDVLRAPFTEEPTNWSRRYKANLEKLASGDVIKVSEVVRDLWRRDQDRGLSAGEKRMLAKARQILVSEIALALKADEDHASGVLDEVLAS, encoded by the coding sequence ATGCTTTTTGAGGTTGGCGAGACGGTCGTCTATCCGCACCACGGGGCCGCGACGATCATCGAGGTCAAGGACCGGATCATCAAGGGCGAGACCAAGAAGTACCTGAAGCTGAACGTCACGCAGGGAGACCTCATCATCGAGGTCCCTGCTGACAACGTCGACCTGGTCGGTGTTCGTGACGTGATCGGCAAGGACGGTCTCGAGAAGGTGTTCGACGTGCTGCGCGCACCGTTCACCGAAGAGCCCACCAACTGGTCGCGCCGCTACAAGGCCAACCTCGAGAAGCTCGCGTCCGGCGACGTGATCAAGGTGAGCGAGGTCGTCCGTGACCTGTGGCGTCGTGACCAGGACCGCGGCCTGTCCGCCGGCGAGAAGCGCATGCTGGCCAAAGCTCGTCAGATCCTCGTGTCCGAGATCGCTCTGGCGCTGAAGGCCGATGAGGATCACGCCTCGGGGGTCCTCGACGAGGTTCTCGCGAGCTGA